Proteins encoded together in one Desulfosporosinus meridiei DSM 13257 window:
- a CDS encoding DUF362 domain-containing protein: MLKNILSRLTRNAEEKPKINPVTALYQYQINAEECRSCDRCRKVCKVGAISGERGQAAYVIDEEKCIKCGTCAKWCKYKAIQRLDSV; the protein is encoded by the coding sequence ATGCTAAAGAATATACTGTCTCGTCTCACTAGGAATGCAGAAGAGAAGCCGAAAATAAATCCAGTCACTGCTCTCTATCAGTATCAGATTAACGCTGAGGAATGCCGGAGCTGCGACCGATGTAGAAAAGTCTGCAAGGTCGGGGCGATCAGCGGAGAACGTGGCCAAGCAGCCTATGTAATTGATGAAGAAAAGTGCATAAAATGCGGAACCTGTGCGAAGTGGTGCAAGTATAAGGCAATACAAAGGTTGGATTCTGTTTAA
- a CDS encoding glycine betaine uptake BCCT transporter, whose product MKSVSKVDKPILWSSLIISAAFVVATLVTPSGVSKIFNTVFSFFTKNLGWVYMLTAAMFVVFCIGLAVSKYGNIKLSKDDEEPEYSRGSWFAMLFAAGMGVGLVFWGAAEPIMHFDTSPFADSKTPEAATIAMRTVLFHWGLHPWALYAVVALALAYFQFRKGLPGLISSTLYPLIGEKGIRGPIGKIIDAIAVIVTLFGVATSLGLGAQQLTTGMSFQFGIPNTTTVALVLIAIITGLFTISAVTGIDKGIKFLSNTNMVIAFLLMFFLLFIGPTRYILNVFTESIGSYLQNIVSLSFFVDTQGIVAKHTGYDWIGSWTVFYWAWWITWAPFVGSFIARISKGRTIREFMVGILIAPTLLSAMWFSIIGGSALYIELYGSGGIGAAVAKDVPSGIFVMLSHFPLGGLMAVLTMILLSIFFITSADSATFVIGMFTSGGELNPDNRLKIVWGVVEGALAAMLLIAGGLSAVQTVSFVFSFPFMVIMILMVVSLLKALGKSNHNQANYDLKASNEGKAANL is encoded by the coding sequence ATGAAAAGTGTAAGCAAAGTAGATAAACCGATTCTGTGGAGTTCACTGATAATTTCAGCCGCATTTGTCGTTGCTACACTGGTGACTCCTTCTGGTGTTTCAAAAATTTTTAATACAGTTTTCTCTTTTTTTACCAAGAACCTTGGGTGGGTCTACATGTTAACAGCGGCTATGTTTGTTGTTTTTTGTATTGGTTTGGCAGTAAGCAAATATGGCAATATCAAGCTCAGTAAAGACGATGAAGAACCTGAATACAGCCGCGGAAGTTGGTTTGCCATGCTATTTGCAGCGGGCATGGGAGTCGGCCTGGTGTTCTGGGGCGCAGCCGAGCCGATTATGCATTTTGACACTTCCCCTTTCGCGGACAGCAAGACTCCCGAGGCTGCCACCATTGCTATGCGTACGGTACTTTTCCACTGGGGACTGCATCCTTGGGCTTTGTATGCCGTGGTTGCCCTTGCCCTGGCTTACTTTCAATTCCGTAAAGGTCTGCCTGGCCTGATCAGCTCCACGCTCTACCCTCTAATTGGAGAAAAAGGCATCAGAGGCCCTATCGGTAAAATCATTGATGCCATTGCCGTTATTGTAACTCTATTTGGAGTTGCAACTTCCCTCGGGCTGGGTGCCCAACAGCTTACCACAGGAATGAGTTTTCAATTCGGTATTCCTAACACCACCACTGTAGCGCTTGTGTTAATCGCAATCATCACTGGTTTGTTTACCATCTCAGCTGTTACCGGAATTGATAAGGGTATTAAATTCCTCAGCAATACCAATATGGTTATTGCCTTCCTGCTGATGTTTTTCCTCTTATTCATTGGCCCAACAAGATACATCCTGAATGTTTTCACCGAATCGATAGGTAGTTATCTGCAAAACATTGTTTCTTTGAGCTTCTTTGTGGATACTCAGGGCATAGTTGCCAAACATACTGGATATGACTGGATCGGCTCTTGGACAGTTTTTTACTGGGCCTGGTGGATCACTTGGGCTCCTTTTGTAGGAAGCTTTATTGCCCGGATTTCTAAAGGTAGAACTATTCGTGAATTCATGGTAGGTATACTTATTGCTCCCACTTTGTTAAGTGCAATGTGGTTTAGCATCATAGGCGGCAGCGCTCTCTACATCGAACTGTATGGCAGTGGAGGAATTGGTGCCGCCGTTGCTAAGGATGTCCCCAGTGGTATTTTCGTAATGTTGAGTCATTTCCCCTTAGGTGGCCTGATGGCAGTACTTACGATGATATTACTGTCTATATTCTTCATCACTTCTGCTGACTCCGCCACATTCGTAATCGGTATGTTTACTTCTGGTGGAGAGCTTAACCCGGATAACCGGTTAAAAATCGTTTGGGGTGTTGTGGAAGGAGCTTTAGCCGCTATGCTCCTCATCGCCGGTGGACTTTCCGCAGTTCAAACGGTCTCGTTTGTATTTAGTTTTCCTTTCATGGTAATTATGATCCTAATGGTTGTGAGCTTGCTTAAAGCTTTAGGCAAAAGTAATCATAATCAGGCAAATTACGATCTAAAGGCAAGCAACGAAGGCAAAGCAGCTAATCTTTAG
- a CDS encoding 4Fe-4S binding protein encodes MDIEPYKTPNHIECIRCGKCKKNCPTKAITSVFLNPSADSRKAKIKTTARVIESEK; translated from the coding sequence ATGGATATTGAACCCTATAAAACACCGAACCACATAGAATGCATCCGTTGCGGCAAGTGCAAAAAGAATTGCCCGACCAAAGCCATAACATCAGTATTTTTGAACCCCAGTGCTGATAGCCGGAAGGCTAAAATCAAAACCACAGCGAGAGTCATTGAATCCGAGAAGTAA
- a CDS encoding MarR family transcriptional regulator — protein sequence MNQALRILDIFMKIQENSDLLQHKQEGLLAELSFAEVHCIDWIGMIDHPNVTKISEKMGLTRGGISRISKRLMGKGLIESYQEPDNNKEIYFQLTEQGKTVYDQHKKIHNKARQEWLAFLEHYSDDEQATLLRFFTEISVLFDCESADQMDEN from the coding sequence ATGAATCAAGCTCTGAGAATCTTAGACATTTTTATGAAAATACAGGAGAACTCGGACTTACTCCAACATAAACAAGAGGGACTGTTGGCTGAACTCAGCTTTGCGGAAGTCCACTGTATTGACTGGATTGGTATGATTGACCATCCAAATGTCACAAAAATTTCCGAAAAGATGGGCCTGACGCGGGGAGGCATCAGCAGAATCAGCAAAAGGTTAATGGGGAAGGGCTTAATAGAGAGCTACCAGGAGCCGGACAATAACAAAGAAATTTATTTTCAACTAACTGAGCAAGGAAAGACTGTCTATGACCAGCATAAAAAAATTCACAACAAAGCACGTCAAGAGTGGTTAGCCTTTTTAGAACACTACAGCGACGATGAACAGGCTACATTATTACGGTTCTTTACAGAAATTAGCGTTCTATTTGACTGTGAATCGGCTGATCAGATGGATGAAAATTAA
- a CDS encoding methyltetrahydrofolate cobalamin methyltransferase — protein MLIIGELINTSRKAIKEAVKMKDANYIQQVAREQLEAGANYIDVNCGTMVNNEVEIMEWLVDTVQEAVEAPLSIDSPDPKVIEAGLRLVKYGQPMINSISDEKERFESILPLAVKYNPKIVALCMDDTGMPETGEDRLRVAKSLYQKLTEAGVPDENIYFDPLVKPISAVEKAGIEVLESIKFIKLSYPKVHFTCGLSNVSYGLPNRKILNRLFVVQTMTMGMDGYILNPTDKEMMGAIYASQALLGLDSYCMNYLKAHRKGLYEA, from the coding sequence ATGTTAATTATAGGAGAACTTATCAATACGAGTAGAAAAGCGATTAAAGAAGCAGTAAAAATGAAAGATGCCAATTATATTCAACAAGTGGCCAGAGAACAGTTGGAAGCTGGAGCTAATTATATTGACGTCAACTGTGGAACAATGGTTAATAATGAAGTTGAGATCATGGAATGGCTGGTTGATACTGTACAGGAAGCAGTTGAGGCTCCCCTCAGTATTGACAGCCCTGATCCGAAAGTCATTGAGGCCGGTTTAAGACTTGTTAAATATGGCCAGCCCATGATTAACTCCATTTCTGATGAGAAGGAACGTTTTGAGAGTATTTTGCCATTAGCAGTTAAATACAATCCTAAAATTGTCGCCTTATGCATGGATGATACCGGAATGCCGGAAACCGGCGAGGATCGCCTGCGAGTGGCCAAGAGTCTTTATCAAAAACTTACTGAAGCCGGTGTTCCTGACGAAAATATTTACTTTGACCCGCTGGTTAAACCGATTAGTGCCGTGGAAAAAGCCGGTATCGAAGTATTAGAGTCGATAAAATTTATTAAACTATCATACCCTAAGGTGCATTTTACTTGTGGTCTCAGCAACGTTTCCTATGGACTTCCCAACCGTAAGATATTAAACAGATTATTCGTCGTACAGACCATGACCATGGGTATGGATGGTTATATTCTTAATCCAACCGATAAAGAGATGATGGGAGCAATTTATGCTTCTCAGGCCTTATTGGGCCTAGATTCCTATTGTATGAATTATTTAAAAGCTCATCGTAAAGGCCTCTACGAAGCTTGA